Below is a window of Bacteroidales bacterium DNA.
CGTATGAATCCTTCAAAGCGCCAATACGACTTTTACTTGGAAGATATTCTAACATCCATGCTTAGAATCAATGAATATATTGGCGAAAGAGAATTTCTTGAATTCAAGCAGAACTATATGATTGTAGATGCAGTTGTTAGAAACTTTGAAATCATTGGTGAAGCTTCGAAAAACGTACCCGAAGAAATTCAGAAGAAATACCCTGAAATCCCTTGGAAGAAAATGTATGGACTGAGAAATCTAATTTCTCACGAATACT
It encodes the following:
- a CDS encoding DUF86 domain-containing protein, with amino-acid sequence MNPSKRQYDFYLEDILTSMLRINEYIGEREFLEFKQNYMIVDAVVRNFEIIGEASKNVPEEIQKKYPEIPWKKMYGLRNLISHEYFGIDYEMIWQIATANLPQNVIDLQKIIESEKNTNGNIR